One genomic segment of Mycolicibacterium gilvum includes these proteins:
- a CDS encoding urease accessory protein UreE: MNAHSIIGDISESRFGGLARHHVDIGWGDATKHRQVVVADTGLVVQLTLPRGSFLRAGAVIAADDTAAVVVRRPAQDAISVRFADNDGVAGARRMLLLGYLLGNQHAPIDVDEHAVAAPLFTSAQAAEELLTELGVTGDVTQRALAVDGWARTSADSHAGHRH, translated from the coding sequence ATGAATGCACACAGCATCATCGGGGACATCTCGGAGTCGCGGTTCGGCGGGCTCGCACGCCACCACGTCGACATCGGGTGGGGTGATGCGACCAAGCACCGCCAGGTGGTGGTCGCCGACACCGGTCTGGTCGTACAGCTGACGCTTCCGCGCGGATCATTCCTGCGGGCCGGCGCCGTGATCGCGGCCGACGACACCGCCGCGGTGGTGGTCCGACGGCCCGCCCAAGACGCCATCTCGGTGCGGTTCGCCGACAACGACGGCGTGGCGGGAGCCCGCAGGATGCTGCTGCTGGGATACCTGCTCGGCAACCAGCACGCCCCGATCGACGTCGACGAGCACGCCGTGGCCGCGCCGTTGTTCACCAGCGCGCAGGCTGCCGAGGAACTGCTCACCGAACTCGGCGTCACCGGCGACGTCACCCAGCGGGCGCTCGCCGTCGACGGCTGGGCCCGGACCTCCGCGGATTCCCATGCCGGCCACCGACACTGA
- a CDS encoding urease accessory protein UreD yields the protein MTAPTIQPGELGIEVVADSAGRTRTASLRQRYPQRVTMPLHCDPDRPGAVTLCVQSPSGGTFSDDELRTTVACRAGSHLHLTTQSATQVFAGDGAGARHHLDFTVDRGAALEYYPGTVIPHTDATFTQTIDVNVETGGLYLGWEAVAAGRIAHGERYGYHTYDSAILARVDGRAVARDRQVIRPGTDAMSLLEGDYLATLLVVAPGADIEALLRRLRATLDDGSGCSGGAGRLPAHAGVFLRLIAQRAPDLHRARTDLFAAARRELMPGKDES from the coding sequence GTGACCGCACCCACAATCCAGCCCGGCGAGCTCGGCATCGAAGTGGTCGCCGATTCTGCCGGACGCACGAGGACCGCATCGTTGCGGCAGCGCTATCCACAACGCGTCACCATGCCGCTGCACTGCGATCCCGACCGTCCCGGTGCGGTGACGCTGTGCGTGCAGAGCCCCAGCGGGGGCACGTTCTCCGACGACGAGCTGCGGACCACGGTGGCCTGCCGCGCGGGAAGCCATCTGCACCTCACCACCCAGTCCGCGACACAGGTTTTCGCCGGCGACGGCGCAGGCGCCCGTCACCACCTCGACTTCACCGTGGACCGCGGCGCGGCCCTCGAGTACTACCCGGGAACGGTCATCCCGCACACCGACGCGACGTTCACCCAGACGATCGACGTGAACGTCGAGACCGGCGGACTGTATCTCGGATGGGAGGCCGTCGCGGCGGGGCGCATCGCCCACGGGGAACGCTACGGGTACCACACCTACGACAGCGCGATCCTCGCCCGCGTGGACGGGCGGGCCGTCGCGCGGGACCGCCAGGTGATCCGCCCCGGTACCGACGCGATGAGTCTGCTCGAGGGTGACTACCTCGCCACCCTGCTCGTCGTCGCGCCGGGAGCCGACATCGAGGCGCTGCTACGACGACTACGAGCGACGCTGGACGACGGCAGCGGATGTTCCGGCGGGGCCGGCCGCCTGCCGGCGCATGCCGGTGTCTTCCTCCGGTTGATCGCCCAGCGAGCGCCTGATCTGCACCGCGCGCGGACCGACCTGTTCGCCGCCGCGCGCCGCGAGCTCATGCCCGGGAAGGACGAATCATGA
- a CDS encoding urease accessory protein UreF, with translation MPATDTDPDAALALWMQLHDSAFPAGRMVHSQGLEQWLADRPDADHDAVAAAVLAYLANSYAPLDATVCAASWRSAGDDTALTGLDALTASYKLFDNARTASESAGRQLASVSRQVGLADSRYLRAVTDGDTPGHCAVVEGSLQALLGIPVRVAVLGALRSTLASMLSAAIRLGRIGPLHSQRTQARSVALLVELAHQACARDVDEVWSVAPALEISGMRHETRSARLFTT, from the coding sequence ATGCCGGCCACCGACACTGACCCCGACGCCGCACTGGCGCTGTGGATGCAGCTGCACGACAGCGCGTTCCCGGCAGGCCGCATGGTGCACAGCCAGGGTCTCGAACAGTGGCTCGCCGACCGTCCCGACGCCGACCACGATGCCGTTGCGGCTGCGGTACTGGCCTACCTCGCCAACAGTTACGCACCGCTGGACGCCACAGTCTGTGCGGCGTCCTGGCGCTCGGCGGGAGACGACACGGCACTGACCGGACTCGACGCACTGACGGCGAGCTACAAGCTGTTCGACAATGCCCGTACCGCCTCGGAGTCGGCGGGACGCCAGTTGGCGAGCGTCTCGCGGCAGGTCGGCCTGGCCGACAGTCGGTATCTGCGGGCCGTCACCGACGGTGACACCCCCGGCCATTGCGCCGTGGTGGAGGGATCGCTGCAGGCACTGCTCGGCATCCCGGTGCGCGTCGCCGTGCTGGGGGCACTGCGATCGACCCTGGCGTCGATGCTCAGCGCCGCGATCCGTCTCGGCCGCATCGGACCGCTGCACAGCCAGCGGACCCAGGCCCGCAGCGTGGCGTTGCTCGTAGAACTGGCCCACCAGGCCTGCGCGCGCGACGTGGACGAGGTGTGGAGCGTCGCACCGGCGCTGGAGATCAGCGGCATGCGCCACGAGACCCGCTCGGCGCGTCTGTTCACCACATAG
- a CDS encoding pyridoxal phosphate-dependent aminotransferase — protein MTVQRLRPYAVTIFAETSALAARVGAVNLGQGFPDEDGPPAMLKAAENAIADGVNQYPPGLGSAPLRQAIADQRRRRYGTVYDPDTEVLVTVGATEAIASSVLGLVEPGSEVLLIEPFYDSYSPVIAMAGCHRRAVPLRQDGRGFAIDIEALRAAVGPRTRALIVNTPHNPTGMIASDEELRGLAELAVAHDLLVITDEVYEHLVFDGRQHRPLAGYPGMAERTVTISSAGKMFNVTGWKIGWACGPSDLIAGVRAAKQYLSYVAGAPFQPAVAQALNNEDAWVDALCASFQARRDRLSSALSDIGFDVFDSFGTYFLTVDPRPLGYDDSTSFCAQLPEQVGVAAIPMSAFCDPAAAHAGEWKHLVRFAFCKRDETLDEAIRRLQALRSTG, from the coding sequence GTGACGGTGCAACGGCTGAGGCCCTACGCGGTGACGATCTTCGCCGAGACCTCGGCGCTGGCCGCGCGCGTCGGCGCGGTGAACCTTGGTCAGGGCTTCCCCGACGAGGACGGACCGCCGGCGATGCTGAAGGCCGCCGAGAACGCGATCGCCGACGGCGTCAACCAGTACCCGCCCGGGCTGGGCTCCGCGCCGCTACGCCAGGCGATCGCCGATCAGCGCAGGCGCCGCTACGGCACTGTGTACGACCCGGACACCGAGGTGCTGGTCACCGTCGGCGCCACCGAGGCCATCGCATCGTCGGTCCTCGGTCTCGTCGAGCCGGGTTCGGAGGTGCTGCTGATCGAACCGTTCTACGACTCGTACTCCCCTGTCATCGCGATGGCCGGGTGTCACCGCCGCGCCGTGCCGCTGCGCCAGGACGGCCGCGGGTTCGCCATCGACATCGAGGCGCTGCGGGCCGCGGTGGGCCCGAGAACGCGGGCGCTGATCGTGAACACGCCACACAACCCGACCGGCATGATCGCCTCCGACGAGGAGCTGCGGGGGCTGGCCGAGCTCGCCGTGGCCCACGATCTGCTCGTCATCACCGACGAGGTCTACGAGCATCTCGTCTTTGACGGCAGGCAGCACCGCCCGCTGGCCGGCTATCCCGGCATGGCCGAGCGGACCGTCACCATCAGCAGCGCGGGCAAGATGTTCAACGTCACCGGCTGGAAGATCGGATGGGCTTGCGGACCAAGCGATCTCATCGCCGGCGTGCGCGCGGCCAAGCAGTACCTCAGCTATGTCGCCGGTGCGCCGTTCCAGCCGGCGGTGGCCCAGGCGCTGAACAACGAGGACGCCTGGGTCGACGCGCTGTGCGCATCGTTCCAAGCGCGTCGCGACCGGCTCAGCTCGGCGTTGAGTGACATCGGGTTCGACGTCTTCGACAGCTTCGGGACGTACTTCCTGACCGTCGATCCCCGCCCGCTCGGCTACGACGACAGCACGTCGTTCTGCGCGCAACTGCCCGAGCAGGTGGGTGTCGCCGCGATCCCGATGTCGGCGTTCTGCGATCCCGCTGCGGCGCACGCAGGTGAGTGGAAACACCTGGTGCGCTTCGCCTTCTGCAAGCGCGACGAG
- the ureG gene encoding urease accessory protein UreG — protein MIEAVRIGIGGPVGSGKTRLVETLVPRLSAAGLSVAVITNDLVTDEDAQRVRRSGVIDPERVLAVETGACPHTAIREDPSANLAAAERLNRRFGDLDVILIESGGDNLAATFTSDLVDYWIFVIDTAAGDDIPRKKGIGLLQADLLVVNKIDLAALVGADLDMMRRDCAIARPVKPTVFTDLKSGHGLIELTERLIDGAMLGVGVP, from the coding sequence ATGATCGAGGCAGTTCGGATAGGCATCGGCGGTCCGGTCGGTTCGGGTAAGACCCGGCTCGTCGAGACGCTGGTGCCGAGACTGTCCGCCGCCGGCCTCAGCGTCGCCGTCATCACCAACGACCTGGTCACCGACGAGGACGCCCAGCGGGTGCGGCGCAGCGGGGTCATCGACCCCGAGCGGGTGCTCGCGGTCGAGACCGGCGCGTGCCCGCACACCGCGATCCGCGAGGACCCGTCGGCCAACCTGGCCGCTGCCGAGCGGCTGAACCGGCGGTTCGGTGACCTCGACGTGATCCTCATCGAGTCCGGTGGCGACAACCTGGCCGCGACCTTCACCTCCGACCTGGTCGATTACTGGATCTTCGTCATCGACACCGCCGCCGGCGACGACATCCCCCGCAAGAAGGGGATCGGGCTGCTGCAGGCAGACCTGTTGGTGGTCAACAAGATCGACCTCGCCGCACTGGTCGGTGCGGACCTCGACATGATGCGGCGCGACTGTGCCATCGCACGGCCGGTGAAACCGACCGTGTTCACCGATCTGAAGTCCGGCCACGGCCTCATCGAGCTCACCGAGAGGCTCATCGACGGCGCGATGCTCGGCGTCGGCGTCCCGTGA
- a CDS encoding urease subunit beta, protein MHLTPKDEDRLLLFLAAELARKHRSAGLALSYAEARALIADEVVEAARAGASVAGAAAHGATVLTDDDVLPGVRSLLGSVQVEAFFADGQKLVTVHDAIGPGRTPAEPTVTPGEILPCDGELELNAGREVATVVVDNTGDRPIQVGSHFHFFEVNRALRFDRAVAFGMRLDIPSGTAVRFEPGEQQEISLTSYGGERTVIGQNDVTNADTSGTPGPELMARMRDLGFLDAPGRI, encoded by the coding sequence ATGCATCTGACACCGAAGGACGAGGACCGGCTGCTGCTGTTCCTGGCCGCCGAGCTGGCACGTAAACACCGTTCGGCGGGCCTGGCCCTCAGCTACGCCGAGGCGCGCGCCCTGATCGCCGACGAGGTGGTCGAGGCCGCGCGGGCTGGGGCGTCGGTCGCCGGGGCCGCCGCCCACGGCGCCACCGTGCTCACCGATGACGACGTGCTGCCCGGGGTGCGGTCCCTGCTGGGTTCGGTCCAGGTCGAGGCGTTCTTCGCCGACGGCCAGAAGCTGGTCACCGTGCACGACGCGATCGGACCGGGCCGCACTCCGGCCGAGCCGACGGTGACCCCGGGCGAGATCCTGCCGTGCGACGGCGAACTGGAGCTCAACGCGGGCCGTGAAGTCGCGACGGTGGTGGTCGACAACACCGGCGACCGCCCGATCCAGGTGGGTTCTCACTTCCACTTCTTCGAAGTCAATCGCGCGTTGCGGTTCGACCGGGCCGTGGCGTTCGGCATGCGCCTCGACATCCCGTCCGGCACTGCCGTGCGCTTCGAACCCGGTGAGCAACAGGAGATCTCGTTGACCAGCTACGGCGGGGAGCGCACCGTGATCGGCCAGAACGACGTCACCAACGCCGACACCTCAGGCACACCGGGCCCCGAGCTGATGGCACGCATGCGCGACCTCGGATTCCTCGACGCCCCGGGCAGGATCTGA
- the ureC gene encoding urease subunit alpha: MGHRISRSHYAELYGPTTGDRVRLADTELLAKVEHDATVYGDESVFGGGKTMREGMAVHGDITNADGALDFVITNVLIIDAVLGIRKADIGIRNGRIAGIGKSGNPRTMDGVDPDLVIGAGTDIRAGEGMIATAGGIDVHVHFDSAGLVEEAISSGITTMIGGGLGPVTVGITTSGPNNLARMLRAAEGFPMNFGFIANGSASSTAPLIEQGLAGAIGYKIHEDWGATPAAIRASLDAGDELDLQVQIHTDTLNESGFFEDTMRAIGGRPIHTYHAEGAGGGHAPDIMRVVGEPYCLPSSTNPTNPYTLNTFDEHLDMVMVCHHLNPRIPEDVAFAESRIRRETIAAEDVLHDLGAISAMGSDSQGMGRIGETIARTWQLASHMRATRGPLPGDEGTGADNARILRYVAKLTINPARLFGIDHEVGSLEPGKLADIVVWEPKFFGIRPEVVFKGGFPAWSVMGEANASLMTCEPLRYRPQWAAFGRAPADVSVNFVAGAAIDAGLGQQLGLDTRLVACRGARALTKADLLHNDHLPDIRIEPDTYRVTVDGQPCVSTPMTEVPLGRRYTLK; the protein is encoded by the coding sequence ATGGGGCACCGGATCTCCCGCAGCCACTACGCCGAGCTCTACGGCCCCACCACCGGCGACCGGGTCCGCCTCGCCGACACCGAACTGCTGGCCAAAGTCGAACACGATGCCACGGTCTACGGCGACGAGTCGGTGTTCGGCGGCGGCAAGACCATGCGTGAGGGCATGGCGGTGCACGGCGACATCACCAACGCAGACGGCGCGCTGGACTTCGTCATCACCAACGTCCTGATCATCGATGCCGTCCTGGGAATCCGCAAGGCCGACATCGGGATTCGCAACGGACGGATCGCCGGCATCGGCAAGTCCGGGAACCCGCGCACCATGGACGGCGTCGACCCGGACCTTGTCATCGGTGCGGGCACCGACATCCGGGCCGGTGAGGGCATGATCGCGACCGCGGGCGGCATCGACGTCCACGTCCACTTCGACAGCGCCGGTCTGGTCGAGGAAGCGATCTCAAGTGGGATCACCACGATGATCGGCGGCGGTTTGGGTCCGGTGACCGTCGGCATCACGACGTCGGGTCCCAATAACCTCGCCCGGATGCTGCGCGCCGCAGAGGGATTCCCGATGAACTTCGGGTTCATCGCCAACGGCAGCGCGTCGAGTACCGCTCCGCTGATCGAACAGGGTCTCGCCGGCGCCATCGGCTACAAGATCCACGAGGACTGGGGCGCCACCCCCGCGGCGATCCGGGCGTCCCTGGACGCGGGCGACGAACTCGATCTGCAGGTGCAGATCCACACCGACACCCTCAACGAGTCCGGGTTCTTCGAGGACACGATGCGTGCGATCGGCGGACGCCCGATCCACACCTATCACGCCGAGGGTGCCGGGGGCGGGCATGCGCCCGACATCATGCGCGTCGTCGGCGAGCCGTACTGCCTGCCGTCGTCGACCAATCCGACCAACCCCTACACGCTCAACACCTTCGACGAGCACCTCGACATGGTGATGGTGTGCCACCACCTCAACCCGCGCATCCCCGAGGACGTCGCGTTCGCCGAGTCGAGGATCCGCCGAGAGACCATCGCCGCCGAGGACGTGCTGCACGACCTCGGCGCGATCTCGGCCATGGGTTCGGACTCCCAGGGCATGGGCCGGATCGGCGAGACCATTGCGCGGACATGGCAACTCGCCTCCCACATGCGCGCCACCCGTGGGCCGCTACCCGGCGACGAGGGCACCGGCGCGGACAACGCGCGGATCCTGCGTTACGTCGCCAAGCTGACCATCAACCCGGCTCGGCTGTTCGGCATCGACCACGAGGTCGGGTCACTGGAGCCGGGCAAGCTCGCCGACATCGTGGTGTGGGAACCGAAGTTCTTCGGTATCAGGCCCGAAGTGGTGTTCAAGGGCGGCTTTCCGGCATGGTCGGTGATGGGTGAGGCCAACGCGTCGCTGATGACGTGCGAGCCGTTGCGATACCGACCGCAGTGGGCGGCGTTCGGACGGGCACCCGCCGACGTGTCGGTGAACTTCGTCGCCGGCGCCGCGATCGACGCCGGCCTGGGACAGCAGCTGGGTCTGGACACCCGACTGGTGGCGTGCCGGGGCGCCCGCGCCCTGACGAAGGCCGACCTCCTGCACAACGACCACCTGCCCGACATCAGGATCGAGCCCGACACCTACCGCGTCACCGTCGACGGGCAGCCGTGCGTGAGCACACCGATGACCGAAGTACCGCTGGGCCGCCGGTACACGCTCAAATAG